In the Streptomyces sp. NBC_00525 genome, one interval contains:
- a CDS encoding alpha/beta fold hydrolase — MSRPLPVAGRRPVPARELLAVSADGSRIHVEIHGPEDAPAIVLAHGWTCNTSFWDAQIRDLAADHRVIAYDQRGHGTSPAARRDGYSTDALADDLVAVLGATLAPGEKAVLAGHSMGGMTIMAASRRPELREHAAAALLCSTGSSRLLAESLVVPLRPGAVRTRVTRAILGARAPLGPVTPLSRRILKYGTMGPGSAPDRVDTCARIVHACPRVPRVAWGHVLAELDLDEGVRELRVPTAVIAGTQDRLTPPVHARAIAAALPDCRGLTELTGMGHMTPVEAPEVVTAKIRELVTAHLTVRPDRENDTTTDTESKAEGKEEVA, encoded by the coding sequence ATGAGCCGCCCCCTGCCCGTCGCCGGCCGCCGGCCCGTCCCGGCCCGCGAACTCCTCGCCGTCTCCGCCGACGGCTCCCGCATACACGTCGAGATACACGGCCCCGAGGACGCGCCCGCGATAGTCCTCGCCCACGGCTGGACCTGCAACACCAGCTTCTGGGACGCCCAGATACGGGACCTGGCCGCCGACCACCGCGTCATCGCCTACGACCAGCGCGGCCACGGCACCTCGCCCGCCGCCCGCCGCGACGGCTACAGCACCGACGCCCTCGCCGACGACCTCGTCGCCGTACTCGGCGCGACCCTCGCCCCCGGCGAGAAGGCCGTCCTCGCCGGCCACTCCATGGGCGGCATGACCATCATGGCCGCCTCCCGCCGCCCCGAACTGCGCGAGCACGCCGCCGCCGCCCTGCTGTGCAGCACCGGCAGCTCCCGGCTCCTCGCCGAGTCGCTCGTCGTACCGCTGCGCCCCGGCGCCGTACGCACCCGCGTCACCCGAGCCATACTCGGCGCCCGCGCCCCCCTCGGCCCGGTCACCCCGCTGTCCCGCCGCATCCTCAAGTACGGGACAATGGGACCGGGTTCGGCCCCCGATCGGGTCGACACGTGCGCCCGCATCGTGCACGCCTGCCCCCGTGTCCCCCGCGTCGCCTGGGGCCACGTCCTCGCGGAACTCGACCTCGACGAGGGCGTACGGGAGCTGCGGGTGCCCACCGCCGTCATCGCGGGTACGCAGGACCGGCTCACCCCGCCCGTCCACGCCCGCGCCATAGCGGCGGCCCTGCCCGACTGCCGGGGCCTCACCGAGCTGACGGGCATGGGACACATGACGCCCGTGGAGGCGCCGGAGGTGGTCACGGCGAAGATACGGGAACTCGTCACCGCCCACCTCACGGTCCGCCCGGACCGGGAGAACGACACCACCACGGACACCGAGAGCAAGG